The Alosa sapidissima isolate fAloSap1 chromosome 16, fAloSap1.pri, whole genome shotgun sequence genome has a segment encoding these proteins:
- the LOC121685449 gene encoding guanine nucleotide-binding protein G(I)/G(S)/G(O) subunit gamma-4, with the protein MKDSMANNSTASISQARKAVEQLKMEACMDRIKVSKAAADLMAYCDAHIREDPLIVPVPASENPFREKKFFCTIL; encoded by the exons ATGAAGGACAGCATGGCCAACAACAGCACAGCCAGTATCTCTCAGGCCAGGAAAGCTGTGGAGCAGCTCAAGATGGAGGCCTGCATGGATAGGATAAAG gTGTCCAAAGCGGCGGCGGACCTGATGGCCTACTGTGACGCGCACATACGGGAGGACCCTCTCATCGTGCCCGTGCCGGCCTCGGAGAACCCCTTCCGGGAGAAGAAGTTCTTCTGCACCATCCTCTGA